The Halobacterium sp. CBA1132 genome has a segment encoding these proteins:
- a CDS encoding GAF domain-containing protein: protein MTLSSRTGGTALAVLGLVLTAFHVQAVGSLQRAPARVLVDSLLPLVLSGAVVVAGVQLARGAGVADQSTARVLSWVGVGMVVLVGATAWLFAISAGEGGLPPNPESTLVNAATLGGLIGYLVGVYDARRRQQQVRVDQLSRINDTLRIATREVVDAESRDELERRVCERLQQSTPYESAWIGRYEPGDDTLTPDAWAGLDDEYYESVVITLDEDEPLGKGAGGRAVRTGEIQCSQDVFADPSMEPWHDLFAEHGVESVAVVPITDDGTVYGILSVYANRSFVFGEPEQEVLAELGETIGHAVTSIGARKQLRRRERELANQNARLAEFASVVSHDLRNPLNVAEGSVELAREDRDSEALQRASRALTRMNELVEDVLALARTGQIVSDFDSVDLEAVATEAWQTTETEDATLDVESSLGTVAGDESRIRELFENLFRNAVEHGGEDITVSVGPLDDGPGFYVADDGPGIAESDREDVFDAGFTTSPEGTGFGLNIIESIADAHGWSVSVTDSESGGARFEFAGVETADRSADAQVADSETDSSVRREPDAVGE, encoded by the coding sequence GTGACCCTCTCGTCCCGGACCGGCGGCACCGCCCTCGCGGTGCTTGGTCTCGTCCTCACCGCGTTCCACGTGCAGGCCGTCGGTTCGCTCCAGCGAGCGCCAGCGCGCGTGCTCGTGGACTCACTCCTCCCGCTGGTGCTGTCCGGGGCCGTCGTGGTCGCGGGCGTCCAACTCGCACGCGGCGCCGGCGTCGCCGACCAGTCGACCGCGCGAGTGCTCTCGTGGGTGGGCGTCGGGATGGTGGTGCTGGTCGGCGCGACGGCGTGGCTGTTCGCGATTTCCGCCGGCGAGGGCGGGCTGCCGCCGAATCCCGAGTCCACGCTCGTGAACGCGGCGACGCTCGGCGGCCTCATCGGCTACCTCGTCGGCGTCTACGACGCGCGCCGCCGCCAACAGCAGGTCCGCGTCGACCAGTTGAGCCGCATCAACGACACGCTCCGCATCGCGACGCGGGAGGTCGTGGACGCGGAGAGCCGGGACGAACTCGAACGCCGCGTCTGCGAGCGGCTTCAGCAGTCGACGCCCTACGAGTCGGCGTGGATCGGGCGCTACGAACCCGGCGACGACACGCTCACGCCGGACGCGTGGGCGGGACTAGACGACGAGTACTACGAGTCCGTGGTCATCACGCTCGACGAGGACGAACCGCTCGGGAAGGGAGCAGGTGGGCGCGCCGTCCGCACGGGAGAAATTCAGTGCTCACAAGACGTCTTCGCGGACCCGTCGATGGAGCCGTGGCACGACCTGTTCGCGGAGCACGGTGTGGAGTCGGTCGCAGTCGTCCCGATAACCGACGACGGCACCGTGTACGGTATCTTGAGCGTGTACGCGAACCGCTCGTTCGTCTTCGGTGAGCCCGAGCAGGAGGTGTTGGCGGAACTCGGTGAGACCATCGGGCACGCGGTCACGTCCATCGGGGCGCGCAAGCAACTGCGGCGCCGCGAGCGCGAACTCGCCAACCAGAACGCGCGCCTCGCGGAGTTCGCCAGCGTCGTCAGCCACGACCTCCGCAACCCCCTGAACGTCGCGGAGGGGTCCGTCGAGTTGGCGCGCGAAGACCGCGACAGCGAGGCGCTGCAGCGCGCGTCTCGCGCGCTCACGCGAATGAACGAACTCGTCGAGGACGTGCTGGCGCTGGCGCGCACCGGACAGATAGTCAGCGACTTCGACAGCGTCGACCTCGAGGCTGTCGCGACCGAGGCGTGGCAGACGACCGAGACCGAGGACGCGACGCTGGACGTGGAGTCGTCGCTGGGGACGGTCGCCGGCGACGAAAGCCGCATCCGGGAGCTGTTCGAGAACCTGTTCCGGAACGCGGTCGAACACGGCGGCGAAGACATCACCGTCTCTGTCGGTCCCCTCGACGACGGCCCCGGATTCTACGTCGCTGACGACGGTCCCGGTATCGCCGAGAGCGACCGCGAGGACGTCTTCGACGCCGGGTTCACGACGTCGCCGGAGGGCACGGGGTTCGGGCTGAACATCATCGAGAGCATCGCCGACGCCCACGGCTGGAGCGTCAGCGTCACGGACAGCGAGAGCGGCGGCGCGCGCTTCGAGTTCGCGGGCGTCGAAACCGCGGACCGGTCGGCCGACGCGCAGGTCGCAGACTCCGAGACAGACTCGTCAGTGCGGCGTGAGCCCGACGCCGTCGGCGAGTAG
- a CDS encoding HD domain-containing protein translates to MSDATQSETEREYDPNAEHAFPDERLNEVLAFVTDDPEITTYLDAQNVNPVKRKGYNDHGTKHIEIVRNRALRLYDLLKRGGVEFNGAADQGLAEADESVIVALAATLHDIGHVVHRDDHAYYSIPLAADILDRILPEFYDTADAVRVKAEVLHAILCHHTEEDPLTTEAGVIRVADGLDMERGRSRLPYERGGRGINTISSQAIDSVTLEAGDERPVLVEIEMGNAAGVYQVDNLLKEKLHKSGIEDDVRIVALNTGGDSDQLVERIEL, encoded by the coding sequence ATGAGCGACGCCACGCAGTCCGAGACGGAACGCGAGTACGACCCGAACGCCGAGCACGCGTTCCCAGACGAGCGCTTGAACGAGGTGCTGGCGTTCGTCACCGACGACCCCGAGATTACGACGTACCTCGACGCGCAGAACGTCAACCCCGTGAAGCGGAAGGGGTACAACGACCACGGCACGAAGCACATCGAAATCGTCCGGAATCGCGCGCTCCGGCTCTACGACCTGCTGAAGCGCGGCGGCGTCGAGTTCAACGGCGCGGCCGACCAGGGGCTCGCGGAGGCCGACGAGAGCGTTATCGTCGCGCTCGCGGCGACGCTGCACGACATCGGGCACGTCGTCCACCGGGACGACCACGCGTACTACTCGATTCCGCTGGCGGCGGACATTCTCGACCGCATCCTCCCGGAGTTCTACGACACTGCCGACGCCGTGCGCGTGAAAGCAGAGGTCTTGCACGCGATTCTGTGTCACCACACCGAGGAGGACCCGCTCACGACGGAGGCGGGCGTCATCCGCGTCGCGGACGGCCTCGACATGGAGCGCGGGCGCTCGCGGCTCCCCTACGAGCGCGGCGGCCGCGGCATCAACACCATCTCCAGTCAGGCCATCGACTCGGTCACGCTCGAAGCGGGCGACGAGCGCCCCGTACTCGTGGAAATCGAGATGGGCAACGCCGCGGGCGTCTATCAGGTCGACAACCTCCTCAAGGAGAAACTCCACAAGTCCGGCATCGAGGACGACGTCCGCATCGTCGCGCTGAACACGGGCGGCGACAGCGACCAGCTCGTCGAGCGCATCGAACTGTAG
- a CDS encoding twin-arginine translocase TatA/TatE family subunit, producing MFTSTPLFIGGLPGGMEWAVILLIAVLLFGANKIPKLARSSGEAIGEFQKGREEVEQELQDMRDGPDDDSESTTTDTETTSESTTTDTDSETASSN from the coding sequence ATGTTCACCAGTACTCCCCTGTTCATCGGCGGGCTGCCGGGCGGCATGGAGTGGGCAGTCATCCTGCTCATCGCCGTCCTCCTGTTCGGCGCGAACAAGATTCCGAAGCTCGCCCGTTCCAGCGGCGAAGCCATCGGCGAATTCCAGAAGGGCCGCGAGGAAGTCGAGCAAGAACTCCAGGACATGCGTGACGGTCCCGACGACGACAGCGAGTCCACGACCACGGACACCGAAACCACGTCCGAATCCACGACCACCGACACGGACTCCGAGACCGCGTCCAGCAACTAG
- a CDS encoding long-chain-fatty-acid--CoA ligase, producing MERPLLVTDFLDRAREYYGDETAVVATTGQRYTYDELGARADRFAAALQARGVEQGDRVAVLDPNTHYHLEAAYGTMQAGAIHTPLNYRLTPEDFEYVLNDAGVTAIYADHEYAEKVEAVRDEVPVETFVTNDADAVDGDWEAFDDVLADAGDYDRPEMDESDVVTINYTSGTTGDPKGVCRTHRNETLHAFLVSYHQDVRDTDTYLWTLPMFHVNGWGHIYAVTGAGATHVCTRGVDAASIFETVREEDVSYLCAAPTVLNMLQDYYADHDIEPSGDAPVRVATAGSSPPEATIRTVEDEFGWALVHVYGATETGPLITTSGAERLLDGEDRYALQKRQGIGFLGTEIRVVDEDGEDVPWDDTTIGEIVVSGNQVMDGYWNKPEATEEAFNDRVEGYYHTGDLAVVDEHGFVAIQDRSKDIIISGGENISSIELEDVLFDHAEVGDAAVIPSPHEEWGETPKAFVVPASGDPENPGVTVDELASFTRERLASYKAVQRVEFVADLPTTATGKVQKYELREREWADEESMVGQG from the coding sequence ATGGAGCGACCACTTCTCGTCACGGACTTCCTCGACCGCGCCCGCGAGTACTACGGCGACGAGACCGCTGTCGTCGCGACGACGGGGCAGCGGTACACGTACGACGAACTCGGAGCGCGCGCCGACCGGTTCGCCGCCGCCCTGCAGGCCCGCGGCGTCGAGCAGGGCGACCGCGTGGCCGTCCTCGACCCGAACACGCACTACCACCTCGAAGCCGCCTACGGGACGATGCAGGCGGGCGCGATTCACACGCCGCTGAACTACCGGCTGACCCCCGAAGACTTCGAGTACGTCCTGAACGACGCGGGCGTCACCGCCATCTACGCCGACCACGAGTACGCCGAGAAGGTCGAGGCCGTCCGCGACGAGGTGCCCGTCGAGACGTTCGTCACGAACGACGCCGACGCCGTCGACGGCGACTGGGAGGCGTTCGACGACGTGCTCGCGGACGCGGGCGACTACGACCGCCCGGAGATGGACGAGAGCGACGTCGTCACCATCAACTACACCTCCGGCACCACGGGCGACCCGAAGGGCGTCTGCCGCACGCACCGCAACGAGACGCTGCACGCGTTCCTCGTCTCCTACCACCAAGACGTCCGCGACACGGACACCTACCTCTGGACGCTCCCGATGTTCCACGTCAACGGCTGGGGCCACATCTACGCTGTCACGGGCGCGGGCGCCACCCACGTCTGCACCCGTGGCGTCGACGCCGCGTCCATCTTCGAGACGGTTCGCGAGGAGGACGTCTCGTACCTCTGTGCGGCGCCGACGGTCCTGAACATGCTCCAAGACTACTACGCGGACCACGACATCGAGCCGTCCGGGGACGCGCCCGTGCGGGTGGCGACCGCTGGCAGTTCGCCGCCCGAGGCGACGATTCGCACCGTCGAAGACGAGTTCGGCTGGGCCCTCGTTCACGTCTACGGTGCGACCGAGACCGGGCCGCTGATTACGACGTCGGGCGCCGAGCGCCTGCTCGACGGCGAGGACCGGTACGCGCTCCAGAAGCGACAGGGAATCGGGTTCCTCGGCACCGAAATCCGGGTCGTCGACGAGGACGGCGAGGACGTGCCGTGGGACGACACCACCATCGGGGAGATCGTCGTCAGCGGCAACCAAGTGATGGACGGCTACTGGAACAAGCCCGAGGCCACCGAGGAGGCGTTCAACGACCGCGTCGAGGGGTACTACCACACGGGCGACCTCGCAGTCGTCGACGAGCACGGCTTCGTCGCCATCCAAGACCGCTCGAAGGACATCATCATCTCGGGCGGGGAGAACATCTCCTCCATCGAACTGGAGGACGTCCTCTTCGACCACGCCGAGGTGGGCGACGCCGCCGTGATTCCGTCTCCGCACGAGGAGTGGGGGGAGACGCCGAAGGCGTTCGTCGTGCCGGCGTCCGGCGACCCCGAGAACCCGGGCGTCACCGTGGACGAGCTCGCGTCGTTCACCCGCGAGCGCCTCGCCTCGTACAAGGCGGTGCAGCGCGTCGAGTTCGTCGCGGATCTGCCGACGACGGCCACCGGGAAGGTCCAGAAGTACGAACTCCGCGAGCGCGAGTGGGCCGACGAGGAGTCGATGGTCGGTCAGGGGTGA
- a CDS encoding archaellin/type IV pilin N-terminal domain-containing protein gives MDARGQTETIGMVLLLAITVVGVGVVVAVGGSALDTAQNQSSVQRAEQSMSLFDARTALVALGRSDGQSLTLANAERGSYEVRPDTGRMVVVREGEDGSTTEYLDTTLGSVVYENGDSEVAYQGGGVWRSRGAGAELVSPPEFNYRGATLTLPVIRVTGDEQAATGAPTARVTQNEAASNRSVFPGEGRTNPLQNGTVTVAVESDYYRGWASFFRSRTSGNVSVLPDQNRVELELVARGTGGQFTLRETPLELRGLAGDDPVESLTFTLKPNKNSDFSDLHWTLVADDGGSRRFEFDIQGADVCKGSQPEVTLEYTDGGTTHTWSGDDLFSKTDSTYAYSCSDDETPTMHLDLTGDTNLTYQNGGAAPVANNSTGKLVNYVLGEMGPNVDLKVLSKGKQNPSGNSASTDLSASTGELEYDSSGERVVTFLHITENAVNVTVR, from the coding sequence ATGGACGCGCGCGGGCAGACGGAGACCATCGGGATGGTGCTGTTGCTCGCCATCACCGTCGTCGGCGTCGGTGTCGTGGTGGCGGTCGGCGGCAGCGCACTCGACACCGCACAGAACCAGTCGTCGGTCCAGCGCGCCGAGCAGTCGATGAGTCTCTTCGACGCGCGCACCGCGCTCGTCGCGCTCGGGCGCTCGGACGGCCAGTCGCTGACGCTGGCGAACGCCGAGCGCGGCAGCTACGAGGTACGGCCCGACACCGGCCGCATGGTGGTCGTCAGGGAGGGCGAGGACGGCTCGACGACCGAGTACTTGGACACGACGCTGGGGTCGGTCGTCTACGAGAACGGCGACAGCGAGGTCGCGTATCAGGGCGGCGGCGTGTGGCGGTCGCGGGGCGCCGGCGCGGAGCTGGTGTCGCCGCCCGAGTTCAACTATCGGGGCGCGACGCTGACGCTCCCGGTGATTCGCGTGACCGGCGACGAACAGGCGGCGACCGGCGCGCCGACCGCTCGCGTGACACAGAACGAGGCGGCGTCGAACCGCTCGGTCTTCCCCGGCGAGGGGCGGACGAATCCTCTGCAGAACGGAACTGTCACCGTCGCTGTGGAGAGCGACTACTACCGGGGCTGGGCGTCGTTTTTCCGGTCGCGGACGAGCGGGAACGTCTCCGTGCTGCCCGACCAGAACCGCGTCGAACTGGAACTCGTCGCGCGCGGGACCGGCGGCCAGTTCACGCTCCGAGAGACGCCACTGGAGTTGCGCGGGCTCGCCGGCGACGACCCCGTGGAGTCGCTGACGTTCACGCTGAAGCCGAACAAGAACTCCGACTTCAGCGACCTCCACTGGACGCTCGTCGCGGACGACGGCGGCTCGCGGCGCTTCGAGTTCGACATTCAGGGCGCGGACGTCTGTAAGGGCAGCCAGCCCGAAGTCACGCTGGAGTACACGGACGGCGGGACGACGCACACGTGGAGTGGCGACGACCTCTTCTCGAAGACCGACTCGACGTACGCGTACAGCTGTAGCGACGACGAGACGCCGACGATGCACCTCGACTTGACCGGGGACACGAACCTCACGTACCAGAACGGCGGGGCGGCCCCAGTCGCGAACAACTCCACGGGGAAGCTCGTGAACTACGTGCTCGGCGAGATGGGGCCGAACGTCGACTTGAAGGTGCTCTCGAAGGGCAAACAGAACCCCTCGGGGAACTCCGCGAGCACCGACCTCTCGGCGTCCACCGGCGAACTCGAATACGACTCCTCCGGGGAGCGCGTCGTCACGTTCCTCCACATCACCGAGAACGCCGTGAACGTGACCGTCCGGTAG